Proteins found in one Arvicola amphibius chromosome 18, mArvAmp1.2, whole genome shotgun sequence genomic segment:
- the LOC119803820 gene encoding LOW QUALITY PROTEIN: perilipin-2-like (The sequence of the model RefSeq protein was modified relative to this genomic sequence to represent the inferred CDS: inserted 1 base in 1 codon; deleted 1 base in 1 codon) has product MAHSIANTLHLPRIKTFLRQIMGGAMARCFPCADTRVIHTGCFVANAKGAITGAKDAVTNTVAGSKDSVAITITGVGDKTNGAVTGSPERTKSVVNRGINTVFGSRMVQLMSSRVENALAKSELLVDQYLPLIQEELETEAKKVEGFDMVQKPSYYVRLGSLSTKLCSRAYQQALSRVKDAKQKSQETISQLHXTVHLIKFARKNMQGAQDKLSVSWVEWKRSIGYDYTDESHCAEKHIESRTLAITRNLTQQLQTKCQTLLSNVQGLPQNVQDQANHLGVMAGDIYSVFRNAASFKEVSDGFLTSSKGQLEKMKESLDDVMDHLVNNTPLNWLVGPFYPQSTEPQNAEVNKTSQKVQQPELKTH; this is encoded by the exons ATGGCTCATAGCATAGCGAACACACTACATCTGCCACGTATCAAAACATTCTTGCGGCAGATTATGGGTGGGGCTATGGCAAGATGTTTCCCGTGTGCAGATACTAGAGTTATACACACAGGATGCTTTGTTGCCAATGCCAAAGGTGCTATAACTGGGGCAAAAGATGCAGTGACGAACACTGTGGCTGGGTCCAAAGATTCTGTAGCCATCACTATCACGGGGGTGGGGGACAAGACCAATGGAGCAGTGACTGGCAGCCCAGAGAGGACCAAGTCTGTAGTCAACCGTGGCATCAACACAGTTTTCGGGAGTCGGATGGTGCAGCTCATGAGCAGCAGGGTAGAAAATGCACTTGCCAAGTCGGAGCTCCTGGTAGACCAGTACCTCCCTCTCATTCAGGAAGAGCTagagacagaagc aaaaaaagtggaaggatTTGATATGGTTCAGAAGCCAAGTTACTATGTTAGATTGGGGTCCCTGTCCACCAAGCTCTGCTCCCGGGCCTATCAGCAGGCTCTCAGCAGGGTTAAAGATGCCAAACAGAAAAGCCAGGAGACCATTTCTCAGCTTC TTACTGTCCATCTGATTAAATTCGCCAGGAAAAACATGCAGGGTGCCCAGGATAAGCTCTCTGTCTCGTGGGTGGAGTGGAAGAGAAGCATTGGCTACGATTACACTGACGAGTCCCACTGTGCTGAG AAGCACATCGAGTCACGTACTCTGGCTATCACCCGCAACCTGACTCAGCAGCTCCAAACTAAGTGCCAGACTCTCCTGTCCAACGTCCAAGGGTTACCACAGAATGTCCAAGATCAGGCCAACCACTTGGGGGTGATGGCAGGCGACATCTACTCAGTGTTCCGCAATGCTGCCTCCTTCAAAGAAGTGTCTGACGGCTTCCTCACTTCCAGTAAGGGGCAgctggagaaaatgaaagaatccTTAGATGATGTGATGGATCACCTTGTTAACAACACGCCTCTCAACTGGCTGGTGGGTCCCTTTTATCCTCAGTCTACTGAGCCTCAGAATGCAGAGGTGAACAAGACCAGCCAGAAGGTCCAGCAGCCTGAGCTCAAAACTCACTAA